One window of the Montipora foliosa isolate CH-2021 chromosome 4, ASM3666993v2, whole genome shotgun sequence genome contains the following:
- the LOC138001204 gene encoding uncharacterized protein, translated as MYRERVLDLYHDGFGNRQISREIRSSPGFVQKVIDRYNEQNTSLRGIRVAFPSPKIDEQVMEYIEVQKLMKPSTYSTELQQRLLLDGVIHPANLPSVSQINKAIRKDLVMTRKKLTTIPLESTTPEATAAIDDFLTEIANINRTTLHFFDESSVMKTTGNRKYGTAPLGQGAFEIQRYAFNANFTINLLHTLSGVDFYNILDGPSNGFELLNVFDEVLQEHRPDGSAVLERGDCVVMDNCGFHQGQRIEPVLRDMLADCGVRLLFQPPYSPHFNTCKYCFNEIKAFLRRHQMLAVNETKIAIAQAMLNITANSSYAYFKHCGYFL; from the coding sequence ATGTACAGAGAACGAGTGTTGGACCTTTATCATGATGGATTTGGCAACCGTCAAATCTCACGGGAAATTCGTTCGAGCCCCGGTTTTGTACAGAAAGTAATAGACCGTTACAACGAACAAAATACATCCCTCAGAGGCATTAGAGTTGCCTTTCCTAGTCCCAAAATCGATGAACAAGTCATGGAGTATATAGAGGTACAAAAACTAATGAAACCGAGCACTTACTCGACCGAATTACAACAGAGGCTTCTACTTGATGGAGTGATTCATCCTGCCAATCTACCGAGCGTATCACAGATCAACAAGGCCATTCGCAAAGACCTTGTAATGACGAGAAAGAAACTTACGACTATTCCACTCGAATCTACAACCCCTGAAGCAACAGCAGCTATTGATGATTTTCTTACTGAAATAGCTAACATCAACCGAACGACCTTGCATTTCTTTGACGAATCCAGCGTAATGAAAACTACAGGTAACAGAAAATACGGGACCGCGCCACTAGGACAGGGTGCTTTCGAAATTCAGCGCTACGCgtttaatgcaaattttacTATAAATCTTTTGCATACACTTTCCGGTGTTGACTTTTACAATATACTAGACGGTCCATCTAATGGATTTGAACTGCTAAACGTATTTGACGAAGTTCTTCAAGAGCATCGACCTGACGGGAGTGCAGTGCTTGAGCGGGGAGACTGCGTGGTCATGGATAATTGTGGCTTCCACCAGGGTCAGCGCATTGAACCAGTGCTCAGGGACATGTTAGCCGATTGCGGTGTAAGACTATTATTTCAGCCACCTTACTCACCACATTTCAACACCTGTAAATATTGCTTCAACGAGATAAAGGCATTTTTACGTCGCCACCAAATGCTAGCTGTCAATGAAACCAAAATCGCAATAGCGCAGGCGATGCTCAACATTACTGCCAATAGCTCGTATGCATATTTCAAGCATTGTGGATACTTTTTATGA
- the LOC138001203 gene encoding zinc finger MYM-type protein 1-like, with product MSLSKSRKRLYRYRVKCEECVKEFDSDYVEAHSRIVHSGRKVRCLPVVESSQLKLSGFFSKSSAAVESPGQTQEASLVGYSPESEKRTISSTDETVAMGDLESIDQNASIRDFQKPSEPITPIDKGIQSDLRGIAEIEQESSTSPTLITMVPKQPVLPEYPGTKFSRESFTRRFPPDWYKEYPWLSYDVEKDVCVCFACIEFGKDASFVFKNWKKPSKLTKHSQSENHVSCMTKLLQFKAMERKNSSVLQQLSSAHQEQVTINRKYLQVIVECLIFTAMQNIAVRGHEESRKDIWEVSDINRGTFLELLHLRCKDLPWLQSKLQSQLQLHAQWTSPSIQNELLAIVSDLVLESFTTVVRKSGYFAIIMDETSDISRTEEVSLCLRYVINGETKETFVGFFATASTEGEVLYELAKTAINKLDLRLENIIAECFDGAANMSGIRKGLATRMKECSPLGIYVHCYGHLLNLALQDTMTENETLRNAPGTIQSLYNFFYGSTKHHALFKDMKRMLPLH from the coding sequence ATGTCTTTGTCGAAGTCTCGTAAAAGATTATATAGATACCGTGTGAAATGTGAAGAATGCGTAAAAGAATTCGACTCCGACTATGTAGAAGCTCATTCCCGAATTGTTCACAGCGGCCGAAAAGTGAGATGTCTGCCAGTGGTAGAATCGTCACAGCTGAAACTAAGTGGTTTCTTCTCTAAAAGCAGCGCAGCAGTCGAATCTCCAGGTCAGACACAGGAGGCATCGCTTGTTGGATATAGTCCAGAGAGTGAAAAACGTACAATTTCATCAACAGACGAAACTGTTGCAATGGGAGATCTTGAATCAATCGACCAAAATGCCTCAATAAGAGACTTCCAGAAACCTAGTGAGCCCATTACCCCGATAGATAAAGGCATTCAATCAGATCTCAGAGGGATTGCTGAAATAGAGCAAGAGTCCTCTACATCACCTACGTTGATTACAATGGTCCCGAAACAGCCTGTTTTACCCGAATATCCGGGCACCAAGTTCAGCAGGGAGTCTTTCACCAGACGATTCCCGCCTGACTGGTATAAAGAGTATCCATGGCTTAGTTACGATGTCGAAAAAGACGTGTGTGTATGTTTTGCCTGTATAGAGTTTGGAAAGgatgcatcttttgttttcaagaattggaagaagccatcaaagttaacaaaacacaGCCAAAGTGAGAATCATGTAAGTTGCATGACTAAGTTGCTGCAGTtcaaagcaatggaaagaaagaatAGCAGTGTTCTGCAGCAACTAAGCAGTGCACATCAAGAGCAGGTCACAATTAACAGGAAATATTTACAAGTGATAGTCGAGTGCTTGATTTTCACTGCTATGCAAAATATTGCTGTTAGAGGCCATGAAGAAAGTCGAAAGGATATCTGGGAAGTGTCAGATATAAACAGAGGAACCTTCCTCGAATTACTCCATTTACGATGCAAAGACTTGCCATGGCTGCAGTCAAAACTCCAGTCACAGCTCCAGTTGCATGCTCAGTGGACATCACCCAGTATCCAAAATGAGCTACTTGCAATAGTGTCAGATCTTGTGCTTGAGAGTTTCACGACAGTAGTAAGGAAGAGTGGTTACTTTGCAATCATCATGGATGAAACTTCAGACATCAGTAGAACCGAAGAGGTATCCTTGTGCCTCAGGTACGTTATCAATGGTGAGACAAAGGAAACTTTCGTTGGTTTCTTTGCCACTGCTTCTACGGAGGGGGAAGTTCTGTACGAGCTCgcaaaaacagccataaatAAGCTGGATTTAAGGTTGGAAAACATTATTGCCGAATGCTTTGATGGCGCTGCGAACATGAGTGGTATTCGCAAGGGCCTTGCGACACGTATGAAGGAATGTTCACCTCTCGGAATATATGTACATTGTTATGGTCATCTTTTAAATTTGGCTCTTCAGGATACCATGACTGAAAATGAAACTCTCCGTAATGCCCCCGGTACAATCCAGAGTCTTTACAATTTCTTTTACGGGAGTACCAAGCACCATGCGTTATTCAAGGACATGAAGAGGATGTTGCCCTTACATTAA
- the LOC137999171 gene encoding G-protein coupled receptor 83-like, producing the protein MEGADIGNVVFTVLYGITILISAVGNTVLISIVWKRPEVRSLNSFMFVNMAVADLLVTLFMMPWSIAQLYSKGGWLMTGMLGEITCRGFFYIGSINLAASILCLIIMAIDRYYAVLQPWNRHTLWFRKAKVITPLIWFMALVLVSITCMFFDLVDDKWCVYDFEVFGQDLRETLKRFYFLYLFTIIYFIPLVIISVLYAIVAYKVWFHQTPGFHTTESQQHQELIKRRVVRMLIVIVVTFAACWLPSQVYDLLVAFKIQPSRNIMYLVYWCAHANSAINPWLYLGLSSNMNLALKNMVSKIRRTKPEIQGQRTTRNTRNTAIKNQKEQTDQL; encoded by the coding sequence ATGGAAGGTGCTGACATCGGAAATGTCGTGTTTACAGTGTTATACGGCATAACGATTCTTATATCTGCGGTGGGCAACACCGTTCTCATCTCCATCGTATGGAAAAGACCAGAAGTACGATCACTTAATAGTTTCATGTTTGTGAACATGGCGGTGGCGGACTTACTGGTGACGTTGTTCATGATGCCTTGGTCCATTGCTCAGTTGTATAGCAAAGGTGGGTGGCTGATGACTGGAATGCTTGGAGAAATCACATGCAGGGGATTTTTCTACATAGGTTCTATCAATCTTGCGGCATCCATTCTTTGTCTGATCATCATGGCAATTGATCGTTACTACGCCGTTCTCCAACCTTGGAATCGCCACACCCTTTGGTTCAGAAAGGCAAAAGTCATCACCCCCCTGATCTGGTTCATGGCATTGGTTTTGGTGTCCATCACATGTATGTTCTTTGATCTGGTTGATGACAAATGGTGCGTATATGACTTTGAAGTTTTTGGACAGGATCTTCGAGAAACTTTGAAACGGTTTTATTTCTTGTATCTCTTCACCATCATTTACTTTATTCCGCTGGTCATCATTTCCGTCCTGTATGCAATAGTGGCTTACAAAGTTTGGTTTCACCAAACGCCTGGTTTTCATACTACTGAAAGTCAACAACACCAGGAATTAATCAAGAGAAGAGTCGTTCGAATGCTTATTGTGATTGTTGTTACATTCGCTGCCTGTTGGCTCCCTTCGCAGGTTTACGACCTACTCGTCGCATTCAAGATTCAACCATCTAggaatattatgtatttagtctACTGGTGTGCCCACGCAAACAGCGCTATCAACCCGTGGCTCTACCTTGGACTGAGTAGCAACATGAACCTAGCCTTGAAAAATATGGTGAGTAAAATCCGCAGAACAAAACCAGAAATCCAGGGCCAAAGAACCACACGGAACACAAGAAATACCGCGATCAAGAATCAGAAGGAGCAAACGGATCAGTTGTAA